The Sorghum bicolor cultivar BTx623 unplaced genomic scaffold, Sorghum_bicolor_NCBIv3 super_1243, whole genome shotgun sequence genome has a segment encoding these proteins:
- the LOC110431565 gene encoding uncharacterized protein LOC110431565 — translation MVMLIKDKEGRWDESMCRVLVRSRGKLHKIQTLVVVIPDDVDADLDGSLDSLCSLSNLGIYGTSRLPTWIDPTSFLLLSYLDIKVGQIRCEDIQVFGMLQALLVLEVKVDGAKQMFERFMVTVDAFPCVTRCKFSGFSTVPSMFPPGAMPRLQRFKFYIRPEDFGGHSEITVDDLAISHLPSLQNVRVRLDGEETLSEELALKVKETLRNEARAHPNHLNIDIRIDEKWIQLC, via the coding sequence ATGGTTATGCTCATAAAGGACAAGGAAGGCAGATGGGATGAAAGCATGTGCAGAGTTCTGGTGCGGTCCCGTGGCAAACTGCACAAAATCCAAACTCTAGTAGTAGTAATCCCAGATGACGTGGATGCTGATCTTGATGGTTCATTGGACTCCCTGTGCAGCCTATCCAATCTTGGTATTTATGGAACCAGTCGGTTGCCGACATGGATCGATCCCACATCATTTCTCCTCCTATCCTACCTGGACATAAAGGTGGGTCAGATTAGATGTGAGGACATCCAAGTCTTTGGCATGCTGCAGGCTCTTCTTGTTCTGGAAGTGAAAGTGGATGGCGCCAAACAAATGTTTGAGAGGTTCATGGTTACCGTGGATGCCTTCCCATGTGTGACACGGTGCAAATTCTCTGGGTTTTCAACAGTGCCATCTATGTTCCCACCTGGAGCTATGCCCAGGCTTCAACGTTTTAAATTCTATATCCGACCAGAGGATTTCGGTGGTCATAGTGAAATTACTGTTGATGACCTGGCCATAAGCCACCTGCCATCCCTTCAGAACGTTCGGGTTCGCCTTGATGGAGAGGAGACATTGAGTGAAGAGTTAGCATTGAAAGTAAAAGAGACACTGAGGAACGAGGCACGTGCCCACCCCAACCATCTTAATATTGATATCCGAATTGATGAGAAGTGGATCCAGCTGTGCAT